The following is a genomic window from Bradysia coprophila strain Holo2 chromosome IV unlocalized genomic scaffold, BU_Bcop_v1 contig_5, whole genome shotgun sequence.
ATTCAATTGAACCATCGATGTCCTCCAGCGTAATCATTAAATCGTTCCTACGGATTGAATTGAAAGTATGGGTTAGATGAAACTGGAATAAGAAACGGAATGGCACACCACTTACAGATAAGATTTTTCCAAATAATATTCGATCGTAGGCAATGGAAAACCATTGAACGGACTGGCTATGGGTACTGTATACGCGCCCATATTCTCAAACATTATAACGTCGTCGATTTGCATTTCCGGAAGGAAGACACTCTCGCAGACCTGAAAGTAAAGAGGAATGAGGTGAGAAATAGAACCGATTTGCGTGCATGTCAACAGAGAATGTTAAGTTGAGTCTATTGGTGACTATGTGTCTGTGAGTAAGTTGAACTAGGTAAACGAGGTGCGTAAACACGTACTATACTGGCTCGAATGAAAACTTCAAAGATCAGAGAAGAATAGAGGTTGACCCGAAGCCGACTTAAATCCGAGACCCAAAAGTTAATTTGACTTCGGAAGTAGCTAGGCCAACAACGTAGCGATCACCTCATCTtctccatgaaatttcaacTAGACTATTGACACAATTAGAGACTGTAGCACATGTCCCTATAGTAACGACGTCGGACTTAAgagaattttctgaattttaccTGATCCAAGGCATCGCAAGTGGGTCCCCAGATGCTGCTCTTGAACACTTCACCTTTGTGCGTctgtaaaaataaatggaaattcgtTTCAATCACACATCACCCGCATTTTTGCACGACAATGACATACCTCAATCGGAACCGGTTGGACCACTTTGTGATCGTACAGAATGCAATTGAACGAACCGTATACGCCGTCGTTGATGAAGTACATCATATTTTCGACCTTTCCATTGCGAACCACTTCACGTTTCGAGTGAATGCGACAGGCCAATGTGTAGGCGGACGCAACGTAGAATCGGCCCGGTTCGGCAATGATGGTCACATCATTGTTTGGAAAGTATTTATCCAACGACGGATTGATTATGTTGGACAGCTGTGGATGGAATTTGATGTTTTAGGTATCAATCCGTTGGTTCAgtgcaacaacaaaacaacaaacctCGTACAAGCTGGTGTTTTTATCGCCCGGAAATCCGCCACCAATGTCCAGTAACGTAAAATAGTATCCGACCGTAGCAGCGTAATCGAATAAACAGCGAGCAGTGTATACTGCCTTGGCATAAACTGGTAAGTCCATGCAGCCGG
Proteins encoded in this region:
- the LOC119071521 gene encoding ornithine decarboxylase 1-like, yielding MKAIGLNNVSIVDDPPIALDIIRKRALTDIQEEPLYICDLTDIIKKHRIWTQFLPRVVPFYAVKCNDSPMVLKILASLGTGFDCASKGEINKVLDLGVPPSRIIFANPTKPKSHLSYAESSNVETMTFDSEIELFKIKKLFPDAKLVLRIRCDAKVAQCPLGEKFGCDPGIEAPVLIKLAYDLGLHVVGISFHVGSGCMDLPVYAKAVYTARCLFDYAATVGYYFTLLDIGGGFPGDKNTSLYELSNIINPSLDKYFPNNDVTIIAEPGRFYVASAYTLACRIHSKREVVRNGKVENMMYFINDGVYGSFNCILYDHKVVQPVPIETHKGEVFKSSIWGPTCDALDQVCESVFLPEMQIDDVIMFENMGAYTVPIASPFNGFPLPTIEYYLEKSYLNDLMITLEDIDGSIESE